CAAATCAGGAACAACATGAACGGTTGCGACGGGCTTAATCATCGCAAATCTCCTATAGTCTCATGGTTGGCTGTGTGTGCAGCCGAATTGAGGATACTTGCCTCAGCCACCACTGACAAGACATGGCGGCTGATTTGCACCCGAATTTGGTCAAAGTTCGTATACAGTGACTAGGAGCGGGGTTGTGCATATTAAACTAGTCTGAGCAAAAAGAGCGGCGGTGAATGAATAACGCGTTTGTGGTCACTTTGGGCAGCGGCGCGGCGGCAAAGCGCGGCGTGGGAAATAAGGGTCGGCTGCTGGACATGGCGGTCCGCGCAGGCCTGCCTGTTCCACGCGGTGTGATCGTCCTCGATACGGTGGCCGATCTTGCGGTTCTGCACGGCGCCGTCGAGCAGGACGCCGAGTCGCTTCGGGTCATTGACGCCGCCAAGTTGTCGGCCCTGCTCCAGCTACCGGCTTTCACGCGCCCCGTCGCGGTGCGTTCTGCGTTCAGTGCCGAAGACTCCGAAACGGCCTCGCTCGCCGGTTACTTCCGCTCGGTGCTGCATGTTGATGCCGCCGATTCGCGGCGTCTTGGCGCAGCCATTGAGACCGTTTGGGCAAGCGCCCATCTGCCTCGTGAAGTGGATGCGGCGGATTCTCAGGGTGACTCGCAGGCCGTCCGCCGCGACTTGTTGGTGATGGAAATGGTCTCCGCAGAACGCTCTGGGGTTGCCTTCACAGAGCGCGAGTTTGAAGACGACCTCGTCAATTTCGTTTCAGGCACGTCCGAGCGGTTGCTGGGCGGGCAAATCTCCGGTGAAGCTCTGAGCCTCCCCAAGCTGCGCGGATGGGAAAAGATGCCGCTCCCACGCGATCTGCCGTCCTGGACGGCGCGGCTGCAGCGGCTGCTCCGCGACATCCGCCGCTGGCTGGGTGCGCAGGATTGGGACGTCGAGTGGGCGGACGACGGCAAGATCTGCTGGCTGGTGCAGCTGCGGCCAGTCACGCGGCCAACACGGCGCGACGAAACCTTCAGTATCGCCAACCACAAGGAAATCCTTCCGCACCTGCCTTCGCCGTTTATGACCAGCGTCGTTGAGTCGTGCGCCTTTGACCTCTACAGCTACTACCGCGACTTTGACCCATCGCTGCCGAAAGACCGGCCGTTTCTGGAGGTCTTTCACGGGCGCCCTTACATCAATCTCTCGCTGATGGCCGAAACAATGCGCCATTGGGGGCTGCCCACCCGGCTGGTAACTGACAATATCGGCGGATCGGCGGACAGCCCCTACGGTCTCAATCTGCGGCGGCTGATCAACAAGTCGCTCCGGCTCACACTGCCGCGTCAGGCTCTGGCGCAAGTCCTCAGTATACGCCGGGCGCGACAGGCGACGCTTTCGATGGATCAACGTCTGACGTCGCTGGGGACTTCGCTGCCGGACCTGATTGAGGCTGCGCGTTGGCTATACGTGACTCTTGTTCGTCAGATGTTCTCGCTTCTCGCGGCCAGCGGCCCGTTGGTATCGGTGCTGGCACATGCGGGCGTACTTGCCGAACTGGATGCCCACCATGTGACGATCAGTACGCAGAAATTCCGGGATCAGGAAACCATTCGCGAATATGTTGCCGCCCACCCGGCCATCCACATCGCCCTACGCAGTGGCAAAGTGCCGGAAGATGATGGATTTCTTGCGCTCTGGAGCGCCTATCTCGCCCAATTTGGCCATCGCGGCGTGTTTGAAAGCGATCTGTCCCGGCCGCGTGATGTCGAGTGTCCGGAAAGTATTCTCCAATCGCTGGCGAACTTGCCGATTTTACCGGCCAACAAAACCCGTAGAAGCCTGAAAGCGCGTCTGTTGTGGCCTTTGTGGCTGCATGCTTCGCGGTCGATCCGTGCGCGCGAGCAGTGGCGCCATGATGCGATGCGCGGCTTCGCTGCCGTTCGCGCCGGTCTGCTTGAAGCCATAGTGCCCTACATTAAGTCAGGTGCGCTGCCCGATGCCGAACACTTTTGGCTTCTCCGCATCGACGAAGCACGCAGCCTTTCCGAAGGATGGCATCCGGATAACCATTTCTGGCAAGCGCGGCGTGAGGAAGTCCACATGCTGGCAGCGCTTAACCCGCCCGACCTGCTCCGGCGCTTTCACCCGCATCCTGCTTCACCTGACGGCGACTTAAACGGCGTTCTGCGTGGCATTCCGCTAACCCGTGGCGAGAGAAGCGGGCGTGCACTCGTCCTTCACGAGCCAATTTCCAGGCTGCCGGAAGGTTTCCGCCGTGACACGACTGTGCTGGTGGCGCGGTCGGTAGACGTAGGGTGGGTCAGCACCTTTGGATTGGTTTCAGGCGTGGTCGTGGAGACCGGAGGGCATCTGTCGCACGGCTCTATCATCCTGCGCGAAATCGGCCTGCCCGCGGTGACCAATGTAACCGGCGTGACGCAGGCCGTCACCACCGGCGAGATGATCGCGCTGAACGCCGAACAGGGTCTGGTGACCCGCCTCAATCAGGGGGAATAGGCCTTGACACGCCTACACCGCAATGATAAACTGCGCTTATAAGGTCTCGTGGTGTAGCGGTTAACATGCCACCCTGTCAAGGTGGAGATCGCGGGTTCAAATCCCGTCGGGGCCGTAACAGCAACAGCCGTCATTCGACGGCTGTTTTTATTTCTGCATCCTGGAATCGGTCGAGAAAATTTGCATCACAGGGTGCGATTGCCACTCGCCAGCGACCGCAATTTGCGGGCCAAACCCCTGCGAAACAAAACGCCGCCTGTCGGGTTAACCCGACACGCGGCGTTGTTTCTCGCTCGATTGACCTGAGCCGTTAACTCAGACTCTTGAGAGCTGCGTTGATATCGTCATACAGCGGAAATACCAGGTTCAGACGCGTCTGCTTGAGTGCAACCTGCGTCTGTACTGCGGCGTGAGCCAGTACCAGCTTGCCGTTGCGCTCCTTCACGATACGGAGCCCGCTCACGAGTGCGCTCAATCCGCTGGAGTCGACAAAATTCACCTGCTGAAGATCGACGACAAGGTACACATAACCCGTATTGACCGTATCCTGCAGCAGCGTGCGGAGGTTTCCGGCAGTGTGCGCGTCAAGACGGCCAGCCAGGTGGATGACGGCGCGCTTGTTTGGAAAGTGCTCAACGGTGTATTGCATCTGATCCCCCTGACCATGCGCTCGGGTCACGAAGGCTCTCGTCTCCGTAACTTGTGCGCCGCCTGAATCATACCCCGTCACGACGAGTTTTGATAGTCCGCATCACTCTGATTAATAACCTTCTTAATCTTGCTATTGAGGCAGATGGCGCACCATCCGCCAATGATTGAACCGCCCCGGAAGCCGTTGGTATTGAATGGAGTCCATCACGTCCCGTATGATGTGCATTCCATACCCGTGCTCCGCTGGCGCTTCCGTGTCAATCGCCATCGGAGCGCTGTCCCACTCAAACGGTTTCCCATTATCGACCAGCACAACTTCAAAGGTCTGATCGTAGATCGCGTACATCCCGCTGATGTATCCACTGCCTGGGTCGAGGCTGTGTTTCATGATGTTGCTGACCGCTTCGATCAGCGCCAGATGGACTTCCTCAAACCATACCACGTTGAGTGGAATGTTCAAACTGTTTACGAAATGCCGGAGAGTCTCGGAAATCGTCGACAGCTGCGCGGACTCGCCCTCTATGCGCCAATGCAGATAGCGCTTGGGTTCTTTGATTGTATCCGATTGCCGCTTGATGACCACAATTGTCATATCGTCAGACTCGACG
The nucleotide sequence above comes from Candidatus Flexicrinis proximus. Encoded proteins:
- a CDS encoding STAS domain-containing protein, which encodes MQYTVEHFPNKRAVIHLAGRLDAHTAGNLRTLLQDTVNTGYVYLVVDLQQVNFVDSSGLSALVSGLRIVKERNGKLVLAHAAVQTQVALKQTRLNLVFPLYDDINAALKSLS